Genomic DNA from Hymenobacter jejuensis:
GGGCCGCTCAAAATTTCCTGCGCCGACGATCACGGCCGCAACACAGATATTCGGGTGATTGTGAGCGAGTTATAAAGCCAATAAGCTCTTATTATAAGCATTTGACTATCAAACACTTATAACTCTGGCACTTCATCGCCTGCGAACACGGGCGCCATCGCCTGCGATTCTTCTTCCGTGAAAAGCCGCGAGCGAATGAGGAAACGCACGCCCAAAGGGATTTCGAGTGAAAAGCTGGCGCCGCGGCCTTTCGTCACGTCGACGGTGAGTTGGGTGTGCTTCCAGTACTCAAACTGGCTGGCGCTCATAAAGAAATCGCAGCCGTAGATGCGGCCGAGCCACACATCGCTCCCCCCGACTCTGAACTCGCCGGCGGCAAAACACATGGGCGACGAGCCATCGCAACAGCCGCCGCTCTGGTGAAACATCAGGGGGCCGTGTTCCTCGCGGAGCAAATCGATAACAGCTTCAGCAGCAGGCGTCACCAAGACGCGGGGTGTGAGGGTGGGCATGGCAAATGAATGAATTAGCGGACGTGACGCCGACAGGTACGAACAACACCCGTGCGCCGCCGGAGCAGCACAAAGCAAGTGTCTCACATACGGTAGTAACACGTTTTAATAGAAACGTGACCTACTGTAAAAAAGACACTTATCGCCCTCCGACTAAATGATAAAGAACGTCATGCTTCGCTTACGCTCTGCATGACGTTCTTTACATTGCATTGATTATCAATATTTTACTTTAAAAGAAGCCGAGCTTCTGCTGGCTGTAAGAAATCAGCATGTTCTTGTTTTGGCGGTAGTGATTGAGCATCATCTTGTGATTCTCACGGCCAAAACCTGAAGCCTTATAGCCGCCAAACGGCGCGCCAGCGGGGTAATCGTGGTAGCAATTGACCCACACGCGGCCGGCCTGAATGGCGCGGGGCATCTGATACAGTTCGTGGGCATCGCGGGTCCAGAGGCCGGCGCCGAGGCCGTAGAGCGTGTCGTTGGCGATGGCGATGGCTTCGTCGTTGTCCTTGAAGGTCGTCACCGACAGCACCGGCCCGAAGATCTCTTCCTGGAAGATGCGCATCTTGTTGTGGCCCCGGAAAATGGTCGGCTGAATGTAGTAGCCCTCGGCCAGCGCGCCGTCTTCCTGGTGGTACGCATCGCCGCCCACGAGCACTTCGGCGCCTTCGGCCTTGCCGATTTCGAGGTAGCTCAGGATTTTTTCAAACTGATCGTTGGAAGCCTGGGCGCCCATCATGGTTTCCATGTCCAGCGGGTTGCCGAGCTTGATGGCTTTCACGCGCTCGATTACGCGGGCGATGAACTCGTCATAAATGTCTTCGTGCACCAGCATCCGCGAGGGGCAAGTGCAGATTTCGCCTTGGTTGAGGGCAAACATCACGGCCCCTTCGATGGCTTTGTCGAGGAAGTCATCGTCGTGGTCCATCACGCTCTTGCAGAAGATGTTAGGCGATTTGCCGCCCAGCTCCATCGTAACGGGAATGATGTTTTCGGAAGCGTATTGCAGAATCAGGCGGCCCGTGGTGGTTTCGCCCGTGAAGGCTACTTTCTGCACCCGCGGCGACGAGGCCAGCGGCTTGCCAGCTTCCAGCCCAAACCCATTGACGACGTTAAGCACCCCAGCCGGCACGATGTCCTGAATCATTTCCATCAGCACCATGATGCTGGCGGGCGTTTGCTCGGCGGGTTTTACTACCACACAGTTGCCGGCCGCCAGCGCAGGCGCGATTTTCCAGGTGGCCATCAGCAGCGGAAAATTCCAGGGAATAATCTGGCCAATGACGCCCAGCGGCTCCTGAATTACCAGCGATAACGTATTCTCATTCAGCTCCGTAGCCGAACCTTCTTCGGCCCGAATCACGCCGGCAAAATAGCGGAAGTGATCGATGGCCAGGGGTAAGTCGGCGGCCATACACTCGCGGATGGCTTTGCCGTTTTCGATGCACTCCACGGCGGCCAGATGCTCGAGGTTGGCTTCCATGACATCGGCAATTTTCAGCAGCATGTTGCTACGCGTGGTGGCTGAGGCATGCTTCCAGGTTTTGAAGGCTTCGTGGGCGGCGTCGAGCGCCAATTCGATATCTTCCTTGGTCGAGCGGGCTACCTTACAGAAGGCCTTGCCGTCGATGGGCGAAGGGTTCTCGAAGTACTGTCCTTTCACTGGCGCGACCCATTTGCCGCCGATGAAATTATCGTAATGATCTTTAAATTGAGGACGGGCAACTAGGGTGGTGGGTTTTTCTAACGTTTCCATGCTGTGGGAGTTATGGAGTTAAGACTACTTCCAAGGTAGCTTCTATTATTGCCCGAAAAGATGTAGTATCCTCTC
This window encodes:
- a CDS encoding DUF779 domain-containing protein produces the protein MPTLTPRVLVTPAAEAVIDLLREEHGPLMFHQSGGCCDGSSPMCFAAGEFRVGGSDVWLGRIYGCDFFMSASQFEYWKHTQLTVDVTKGRGASFSLEIPLGVRFLIRSRLFTEEESQAMAPVFAGDEVPEL
- a CDS encoding aldehyde dehydrogenase family protein codes for the protein METLEKPTTLVARPQFKDHYDNFIGGKWVAPVKGQYFENPSPIDGKAFCKVARSTKEDIELALDAAHEAFKTWKHASATTRSNMLLKIADVMEANLEHLAAVECIENGKAIRECMAADLPLAIDHFRYFAGVIRAEEGSATELNENTLSLVIQEPLGVIGQIIPWNFPLLMATWKIAPALAAGNCVVVKPAEQTPASIMVLMEMIQDIVPAGVLNVVNGFGLEAGKPLASSPRVQKVAFTGETTTGRLILQYASENIIPVTMELGGKSPNIFCKSVMDHDDDFLDKAIEGAVMFALNQGEICTCPSRMLVHEDIYDEFIARVIERVKAIKLGNPLDMETMMGAQASNDQFEKILSYLEIGKAEGAEVLVGGDAYHQEDGALAEGYYIQPTIFRGHNKMRIFQEEIFGPVLSVTTFKDNDEAIAIANDTLYGLGAGLWTRDAHELYQMPRAIQAGRVWVNCYHDYPAGAPFGGYKASGFGRENHKMMLNHYRQNKNMLISYSQQKLGFF